Proteins encoded in a region of the Nicotiana tomentosiformis chromosome 9, ASM39032v3, whole genome shotgun sequence genome:
- the LOC138898363 gene encoding uncharacterized protein produces the protein MDWLSPYHAILDCHAKIVTLAIVAFPRLEWKGSSISSSNRVISFMKAQQMVEKSCLAYLAYVRDTTVETSSIDSVHVVREFPDIFPSDLPGLPPDHDIDFCIDLPPDTQPISIPPYWIALKELKEQLEELLAKGKEEHEQYMRAVLQTLRE, from the exons atggactggttatctccatatcatgctattctagattgtcatgccaagattgttaccttggctattgtAGCAtttcctaggctggagtggaagggttcatctattAGTTCatctaatcgggttatttcttttatgaaggctcaacagatggttgagaagagttgtttggcttatctagcctatgttcgggatactactgtagagacttcGTCCattgattcagtgcatgtagttcgggagttccctgatatatttccttcagatcttccaggtttgccacctgatcatgatattgacttctgtattgacttgcctccagatacccagcctatatctatcccaccctATTGGATtgctctgaaagaattgaaagaacaacttgaggagttactagccaaagg taaggaggagcacgagcagtatATGAGAGCGGTGCTTCAGACGCTGCGGGaataa